In Apium graveolens cultivar Ventura chromosome 10, ASM990537v1, whole genome shotgun sequence, the following are encoded in one genomic region:
- the LOC141691828 gene encoding uncharacterized protein LOC141691828, which translates to MLQEKNPIWNIRDNSKLWKIIWRIKAPAKVLNLIWRAASGLLPTLVSLSQKHVPVTTACPVCDGADETILHALVTCPKAALLWQSIISDVQQYVQGDFFDWLDGTLRQVNKDRRALVGTIAWSIWKGRNEKVWNNRSSSVNSMLYLANNYLTQWRATQSHSFVILPRAGLAEDGAMSWVKPQGTEVKVNVDAALFNEHVSFGVGMVARDGRGDLLQARTVVLNGLVQPELTEVMAIKEVLSWMETNGWQEGVIETYCLVAAQAIRSKVEMHSPFGVIVRECRQVLSRLNKVVLLFVRWSANMAAHVVAKMSYFLPDRCFNRGDVPVELQNVLLGDLLI; encoded by the coding sequence ATGTTGCAGGAGAAGAATCCCATATGGAATATTAGAGATAATTCGAAGTTGTGGAAAATCATTTGGCGTATTAAGGCCCCAGCTAAAGTGTTGAATCTGATATGGAGAGCAGCTTCAGGTTTGCTACCTACGCTGGTGTCATTGAGTCAGAAGCATGTTCCCGTTACTACCGCTTGTCCAGTTTGTGATGGGGCTGACGAAACCATTTTACATGCTCTAGTGACGTGCCCTAAAGCAGCTCTACTGTGGCAATCGATTATCAGTGATGTTCAACAATACGTTCAAGGCGATTTTTTCGATTGGTTGGACGGGACTCTGAGACAGGTGAACAAAGACCGCCGAGCTTTAGTCGGTACAATAGCATGGTCTATATGGAAAGGGAGAAACGAGAAAGTGTGGAATAATCGAAGCAGTTCAGTGAATAGTATGTTGTATTTAGCAAATAACTACCTTACACAATGGAGAGCAACCCAAAGTCATTCGTTTGTGATCCTTCCTCGTGCAGGTCTGGCAGAGGATGGAGCCATGTCTTGGGTAAAACCACAGGGGACAGAAGTTAAGGTAAATGTTGATGCAGCTCTATTTAATGAACATGTTTCGTTTGGTGTTGGTATGGTAGCTAGAGATGGTAGAGGAGATCTGCTGCAAGCTCGTACAGTGGTATTAAATGGTTTAGTGCAGCCGGAGTTAACTGAAGTTATGGCGATTAAGGAAGTTTTGAGTTGGATGGAGACTAATGGTTGGCAGGAGGGAGTGATCGAAACATATTGCTTGGTAGCAGCTCAAGCTATCAGAAGCAAGGTCGAGATGCATTCGCCGTTTGGTGTAATAGTGAGAGAGTGTCGACAGGTTCTTAGTCGTCTTAACAAGGTTGTGTTGTTATTTGTTAGATGGTCTGCTAATATGGCGGCTCACGTTGTAGCCAAGATGTCATATTTTTTACCAGATCGATGTTTCAATAGGGGTGATGTCCCTGTTGAGTTGCAGAATGTTTTGCTTGGTGATTTATTAATATAA
- the LOC141693470 gene encoding nascent polypeptide-associated complex subunit alpha-like protein 5, whose protein sequence is MKTNKSEEAVIEDVDEDDDDGDGDDDDEDDDDDDDYFDDFEGLEDSSGIRRAMLKLGMMRISDVSRVCAKKSKNTKFVISKPEVFKSPRSDTYIIIGESKNEHLSSQLQTQAAEQCVAQEDEDTDETGMTPIDIELVRIQAGVSRLEAVKAIRAADGDIVSAILELTK, encoded by the exons ATGAAAACCAACAAG TCTGAGGAGGCTGTGATTGAAGATGTGGACGAGgatgatgatgatggtgatggtgatgatgatgatgaggatgacgACGATGATGACGACTACTTTGACGACTTTGAAG GATTAGAAGACTCAAGTGGGATTCGGAGGGCTATGCTAAAGCTTGGGATGATGCGCATCTCAGATGTCAGTCGTGTGTGTGCAAAGAAGAGCAAGAAT ACCAAATTTGTCATCTCAAAGCCAGAGGTTTTCAAGAGTCCCCGTTCAGACACGTACATTATAATTGGTGAATCAAAAAATGAGCATTTGAGTTCACAGTTGCAGACTCAGGCTGCAGAGCAATGTGTAGCTCAGGAGGACGAAGATACTGACGAAACTGGTATGACACCAATAGACATAGAGTTAGTGAGGATTCAAGCAGGGGTGTCAAGACTGGAAGCTGTGAAAGCTATCAGAGCTGCTGACGGGGATATTGTTTCTGCCATTCTGGAGCTTACAAAATAG
- the LOC141692742 gene encoding putative E3 ubiquitin-protein ligase RHC1A, with the protein MSTGGTTHWCYYCRQPVTLRVQNGLCNNCCGGFVQQLEDLPSVNVDHHNQRPGFMEAVSNFLRQQVAQRQRIDTSEARGRSDSGPESGNFWGPWPIYSGDMPVRMPSNGGLLDLFNELLGFRRENGGDYFVGPGVEEFFEQFHVEDRRGPLPASKSAIDALPTVKISKKDVRSDSHCAVCKEKFVIGSQAKKLPCKHIYHSDCIVPWLAQRSSCPVCRQDALPQKSGGGNKNSNRREASGTNRQRQGPWSFLWPFRSSRSSSYHTRTAGSSSSTNHGVNHYREHFEWPVE; encoded by the coding sequence ATGTCTACTGGCGGAACCACACATTGGTGTTACTATTGTAGACAACCAGTTACTCTTAGAGTACAAAATGGACTTTGTAACAACTGTTGTGGAGGGTTTGTTCAACAGCTAGAGGATTTACCAAGCGTGAATGTTGATCATCACAACCAGCGCCCTGGATTCATGGAAGCTGTATCAAATTTTCTCAGGCAGCAAGTGGCACAAAGACAAAGAATCGATACTTCCGAGGCTAGAGGACGATCAGATTCAGGACCTGAAAGTGGAAACTTTTGGGGTCCCTGGCCTATATACAGTGGTGATATGCCAGTTAGGATGCCTAGCAATGGTGGCCTTCTTGATCTTTTCAACGAGCTTCTTGGATTCAGGCGAGAAAATGGCGGCGATTACTTTGTAGGGCCTGGAGTAGAAGAATTTTTTGAACAATTTCATGTTGAAGATAGACGTGGTCCTCTCCCTGCTTCCAAATCAGCAATTGATGCATTGCCTACAGTTAAGATTTCGAAGAAAGATGTACGTTCTGATTCTCATTGTGCTGTTTGTAAAGAAAAGTTTGTAATAGGGTCTCAAGCTAAGAAGTTGCCTTGTAAGCATATATATCACTCAGATTGCATTGTTCCTTGGCTAGCCCAACGCAGCTCATGCCCAGTTTGCCGCCAGGATGCATTACCACAGAAATCAGGTGGTGGCAATAAAAATTCTAACAGAAGAGAGGCAAGTGGCACAAACAGGCAAAGGCAGGGTCCATGGTCTTTCTTGTGGCCATTCCGCTCATCTCGTTCCAGTTCTTACCATACTAGAACAGCTGGAAGCAGCTCCTCAACAAATCATGGTGTTAACCACTACAGAGAACACTTTGAGTGGCCAGTTGAGTAG